Within Rattus rattus isolate New Zealand chromosome 12, Rrattus_CSIRO_v1, whole genome shotgun sequence, the genomic segment GGGTCAAGCTGGCCTggtgtcagaggcaggcagattctgagttccaggactgacAGGGCCTGACACTGCTACAccgtgaggctctgtctcaaacaaatgagtCAGGATCCCAGGTAGCCCAGACAGCCCTCAGACTCCTGATTCTGATCCcctacctccacttcccaagtactgTGATTATAGGCacgaaccaccatgcctggcctagaTTGCCTTTTGTGGGGCTCAGTAGAGAGGAATCCAGTTTAGGAGTGCCCGCCACTCACACTGAGTGTTACCAAGGACGAGCATGTCcccacaatgtctgcagcagcaGACACAGGAAGTACGACAACTCTTCCCTCAAGCTTCCTTCCCTCTTATGTCCTGGAGGTTTGGACCATAGTTCCAGCGTCTCCTCCTGGTCTAGACTTCTAGTCCGGGGACCATCCCTATTCAGGCACATTCCTGAAGCCCTAGCAAAACACCGTGCAGCCACAACATCCCACATGAAGTTGGCGGCTCCCTCAGTCACCTTTTTAATGCTAGAgtagataccatgaccaaggcaacttaggaaAGACAAAagtttaatttggggctcacaTTTCTAAAGGCTTGGAGTCTGTGACCAAAACGGCAGTgaacacagcagcaggcaggcagccaggaaTGGTACTGGGGTTGAGCGCTTACATCTGATTTACAAGcacaagacacagagagtgtgctAGCAGGGGACGGCAGGGGAGCCCATGGCTAGTGACTGACACAGCTCGTCCAACGCCACACCTCCTGGCCTTTCCCAGGTGGGTCCACTGAGGACCAAGAATtcacatatgagcctatggaggctaATCTCATTCAAACCGCCTTATGGCTATAGTGCTGTCTGCCTGTAGGCAACAGTGCCTCTCTTAGAGGTTGACCCCAATCCAATCTCGGTTGCCTGTAACTTGGGTGGGGGCCCCTTACCCTCAAAGTACCAGGTCAAGtctgaaaaaaaaggggggcggGAAGGTCAACTGGAAAAAAGAGTAAAGGGAGGGAGACATGGGGGTacggccaggcatagtggtgtacACCCAgaaccccaacactcaggaggctaggGCAGGAGAAATCACCATGGGTTAGAGACTATGGCACTCTGGCTAGGCCCAGAAACACCATGTGACAGAGAACCCAGATACTGGGTACCTTGGTCTCCATCTTAACCCCTGCCACCCTCTCCTAACGAATCAgatcctgatctctctctcttagTAAGCTTTTATTTACTGTTTGGAGACAGACAGTAtcaccaaggctggccttgaatttgaactcacaatcttcctgcctctgcacatACACTCCTATGTGCCGAGTGTGTACTACCTCACCcagcttaattttattttattctagtgAGGACTGAGGggggaaatatatatttatatatatacatacacacatacatacagcttAGGTTTAGAGTTAGGGATTGGGAGGAGAGCAAAATTTCCTCTGAGATCACGCCCTTTGGAACTTTCCAGTTTCTTAGAAATGAAAGAAGATATAGctttagaaaaaggaaatagaagtctcccccaggttgtccttgaactcataatccagtgctgagattatgaaTATCCACCAACGAGTCTGGCTCTCAGAATAGGTTTTGAAGATAAAAGTTATCCTTGCACTTTCTCTTGGCCACATTGGAAAGCCCACAGTGATAAGAATCATCACGAAAGCAGGCAGACCAACGGTGTGGAGAACAAGTCTATTTCAACCGGGACCCGAGGATCAGAGTGCGAGAGTGGCAGGTGGGTGCTCTGTGTGCTGTACCAGGAACAAGGcagctttctcctcctctggAATCTTCTCTAGTAAATTTCGGGCAAAGGCCTGCTCCATCTGTGCAGGAGGAAGTGAGGAGCGGCCTCAGTGAGCACTGTAGGGACAGCCACCACCCTGCAGCTCCTTCCCTCAGGGAGTTATTTGAGACAAATCATCACGGAGCTCCATCCCGGGGCTGAACTTACCCGCACCGTGATAAGATTCTCTTGGGTATGGCTAGAGCTAGGACTCCCGTCCCAGAAATGCAGTGTTGCTTGGTACTTGGGTAGAGGTCCCTGGCCCTGGACGTACTGGGccaaatctgaaagaaaaagggTCAAGGattggaaggaagaaggcaaggcATGGCAGTAGGTCGAGCATGGTGGTGTGCGGCCAGGCACGCTGGTGttagcctgtaaccccagcactcaggctgAGGTTGGCAGAGTCACCACATTTGAGGCAGCCTgatctacttagtgagttccaggccacccagagtGGTATGAGGACTtgcctcaaaagcaaaaacaaaaaagatagagGGCCATGAGTGAAGTGACACTGCCTGGGGAGCCAAACGCAGAGAAAACTGGGATGGGGTAACTCCGGCACCCAGGGCACAGCAGAAACTGTGGTTTGGTGCTGTGGGGAACTAAGCTGCTCTCCCTGCTGCTGCAGGAAGAGGCAGCCCCTTCCTGCAGTTCACAGGAGCAGATGCTCCTGCTGAGAGGCTCGCAGTCCTCAGAAGCAGCAGCCCTGCCTACCAACCCCTTGGTTGCTTGCCTGCTCTCCCAATACTAGGACAGCACTCTGTCCTCAATGTTCCTCTCTCCACTCCGCGCACATTTAGAGGCTGTGACTGGAATCTCGAGAGTGGACAGGAGAAGGGACAGTCCTAGAAGATGCTTACAATAtggcagagatgggagagaggggcaAGTGTGGGTAAGGTGTCTTGGCTCTTCCACAGAGCTGTGTTTGCTAATGTCTGAGGAGTCAGTcacagggctttttttttcttttctttttttttctttttctttttcttttttctttttttcggagctggggactgaacccagggccttgcgctcgctaggcaagcgctcttccgctgagctaaatccccaacccctgtcacaGGGCTTAAAAATCCACACGAACTCAACTGTACAAATTCACTTAACCACGCTGCTTCCCCAAGACGTATCACTTAAGAGCTCAACTCCAGCTGACCCTCATCTACCATGGCCTTGGCTAGGGGAAGTCTGCAGAGTGGAACAATATGGCTACAGAACATAAGTATCACACAACGCAGGGGTCCCACGCAGTGAGGATGTGCTGCTGGGGAGGGTGGTGGGGAAACCCACCGGGCGCAAAGGATAACGAGGAAGGGGAGGTCGAGCCGGGACACCCTTACCTCTACAGAAGTATGTGGTACTGAAGAGCTCCACACACTTATTGCTGGGCAGCAGATGAGGCCCAGGCCCAGGTGGGGCCACGGGTGCGTTccaggagatggggatggggcagAGGCGCTGAACAAAGAGGCCTCTGGAATTGCTGGCCACCAGGATGCCTCTCTCGAGCTGATTCAGCAGGCTCTGGGTAGGCTCCAGTGGGTCAGGTCTGGGAAACACCACCTGCTGCACCATGCTGCTCTCCGGGTCTAAGGGCTCAGCCACAAGCCGACAGTCTAGGCTGTGCACCTGGATCTTATGCACCACGCGCCCGCCATAGATGAAGGTGAGCAGCAGCGAGTAGTCTGGGGACAGAAAGGTACCAGGTTCAGGAGGAGCCCCGAAGGCTGCTGGGAGGCCCTCTCCCCCAAGGCAGCCCAAGTAACAAGGCTTTAGAAAAGGGAAGCTCGTTTTGCTAATGGGAAAACTGAGGTCCAGAGCAGGAATCCAAGAAAGCactgggagagagagcagggctgAGACAGCTCCTCCTTTAGTTAGGGAAGGTTCCTTTCATCTTATTATCATTATCGTGGCTCAGTGGTTGCCTACCATGCTTAAAGCCCAGGCAAGGTTCAATCAGCATAAACCCTTAGGACCCAGCATGCTAACACATCTGtaaggagcaggagttcaaggtcatctttagctacagTGCTGTCAGTCTGCCTTCATGGGGctgttgtctttaaaaaaaggaagaagggaaaagaaaggtgCCTTCCTTCTCCACGTCGATGCTCTCCTCTGTCCCCCACCACTTGGGAGTCACGCCCACTAGAGCTTAATGCTCATGGCTGCAGTGCGTACAAGAAAGCCTCACAGCCTGGACTTTTCCGgatgataaaagaaataaatgtttcacTGTGGCTGCTGGAAGAACAGAGTACTTAAGCTGTTTTCTGAGGGTGAAAAAGCTATATAAAGTATGGTCGGCCACACGGAGTGTTCAATTGGTACGAGTGGGGTTCTTCTAGGGTAGACGACACAGGCAAAGTCTGAGGAAGCAGACCCGAGAGGAAGGGAACAGGGGAGGGCCACACACCTGAGTTCGGAGGAAGCGGATTCTCCATGAACACGGGGTCCTCTTGAACGGTGGCTTCAGTTGTGCCAGCTCCTGGACAGGAAGCATAGGTACTGATCATTGAGGGTGGCACTGAAGAGACTGAGAGGAAATGtgcaacagagacacagaggtagGGGAGACGGTGCCGTACCTTCCTCTAGCTCAGAGCTGCTGGTGCTGCCACAGCTGTCACTGCTGCCGCCACCGTTGCTGCCACCACCACAGACATTGCTGCCGCTGTCTGAGTGGCTTACAATCCCATTTTCCTACAGACAGAACATCTCTCGCTCGCACACCCTCCTGCTGATTATCCTATCCCGCTCTTTGATCTCCTCCCTACTCCCCCCCGCACTCACAGTCAAGGCCGCCTTGAAGGCAGGGATAAGTAAGTGTCTAAGTAAGTTCTTGGTGGTGCCCTTCCTTACCTTACACTCTCCCCTCTCAGGTGACACAGAACTGATACTTCGCTTGAATGGCGATTTCTGGTTTCTTGGTTGGGCTGTGGAAATAAATGTTGCAGGTAGAAGAGAGTTAGGTCTTCTACAAAGACGGAGGGAGAAAAGTATCTGAAGCAGCAAAAAGCTGGGCAGGAAGAGAGCCCAGGAAGGGCTGTCAGCCCACAGAGGGTTCTTATCTCTATTCTTGTCAATTTGCCCTCCGGGAGCGGCTGGCAAGAGAGCACTCACTAGGGAGGGTTCCTGCTGGCAGTATTCGATATACTTTGTAGGGTTCTGCAACATCCATCCGGCCTCTCTCGGGAACCTCCTCAAATTCGGAACTCTTGTTGAGGGCACAGCGTAGGCGAGTCTTCCAGACAGCAGGGTTTCCTATGTCCCCGTCTTTGTGCTTTTCCTTAAACAGTGCCCAGGCCTagtcagagagaaaatgaagaaaggaacgTATTGCAGACTCCAGATGTCCCTCCAAACGGCTGACTGCACAGGCATGTGCCCGAGCAACCGTACAAGAGTTGAAATCAGAGAAGCCTATACTGGCTTTGTAGTCCGTTTTCTTGCTGACTTGAAGTCCTTAGCAGTTTTCGACCGCGGCTCTCCGAATGACATCGTTGGTTCTACTTCCTAGTATTGCCTTTATccaaaccccaacacacacaaaagtgcTTCGGGAGGGACACACCATTGCAGACACCATCCTTGGGACCGTGGCTTCAGGAACTCTCACCTTGAATATGGCAGCATCCTGGTCTTCTCGGAAGTCTTGCTTGCCTGCGTGCTTCCAGGGAATCCGGAACATGGTCTTGGCTGTGTCGTCCCAGCACACCCCTGGGAACTGCCCACTTTCCACCTGTTCCACTATCCAGTTCCGGAGCTTTCGGGTACAGCGTGCTTTGCCTGTGGCCATCctaggaagaggagacaggatcTATAAggagaactatttttaatttcgagacaggatttcactatgttaTCCTgattggcctgggactcactatacACACCAAGCTGGACTTAaactcagagacccgcctgctTCTGAAATGCTGGGATCAGAGATAAGTGACACCATGCCCAGGGAGAGCCAACAACTTGGGAAGCTCCTGCTAACCTCTGACCACCAGGGCCAACTTCATGCAAAGGCCCTTCCCTGAAGACCCTtccatgttcttttctctctagcAGCATTCTCCGAGGTAGAAACtaattcttaaaatttctttctaaaattccAAGTTATCACACCTGAAAGGGAACCACGGACATAGGTCTTAGTAAGTCGAAGTGTTTCAGACGTGTTACTTGGGAGAATCCCCTCAATGACCTGTTCCTTGTATCAGACTGTTTAGATCCCAGGCATCTGCAGAGTGGACATTGGCAGTTAAGGCATCTATCTCCCCAGCCTACCAACCATCTCACTACCATTCCCCTGTTGCTAGTGGGGTAGGTGGGGCAGTAGCTGGGGGCAAGGGTGGAGCTGAAGCAGAAGTGGGCAGGGCCAGAGGCAAGAAAAACAAAGGTTAACTGAGGCCCACAAAGGGCCTTCCTCAACAGTCTAGTTGGCAGCAGTACCTCCCCCTCCTGCCCTGCCCACAGGCCCAGTATCAGTTTCTCACTCAGGCCAAACCTATTTTCAGATTCACCAGCCTGACTCTCCCTGTAGCCCAGGGCCCTGGGAGCCCTCACCAGCCCCCTCTCAGTGCTTCCAGTTGGTCCCCCTGCAGAACTGCTCTTACCTGAGCGACCGAGGATGTACCAGGCTCTGCTTGTTCTAGGCTGTTTCtgatctctcctcccctttctacaGTCCCCACCCTAAGTTTCAGTTCTCCTCCTGGGAGGTGCAGTTCCTAGAAATCACGTGGTCTGAGCTGCAGGGCAAGCGATCACCACCAGAGGGAAGCAGTATCCGAAGCTTTCGGCGACAGAGCCGCCCTGGGCCCGTGGCTCCGGTCagactcctccttcctcccagaacCACTCCCCGTGTCTGCTTCCCAGGAAGGCAGTCTCCAGATCTGACCCGGAGACTGGTGTGTGCTCCCCACAGGGTCTGCTCGGTACACGTTAGGTGATCTCACTGAGCGGCCGAGGTACACGGAGTTTAAAGAGGTTGAACCCACGCCAGGTGGTTAGATGTGGAGAGTCTGTTGTTCATCTGTGGCGCTTCGTTTCTTCCTGGCCAGGGGTCCTGGGGTGGTT encodes:
- the Irf9 gene encoding interferon regulatory factor 9 isoform X1; translated protein: MLLERKEHGRVFREGPLHEVGPGGQRMATGKARCTRKLRNWIVEQVESGQFPGVCWDDTAKTMFRIPWKHAGKQDFREDQDAAIFKAWALFKEKHKDGDIGNPAVWKTRLRCALNKSSEFEEVPERGRMDVAEPYKVYRILPAGTLPTQPRNQKSPFKRSISSVSPERGECKENGIVSHSDSGSNVCGGGSNGGGSSDSCGSTSSSELEEGAGTTEATVQEDPVFMENPLPPNSDYSLLLTFIYGGRVVHKIQVHSLDCRLVAEPLDPESSMVQQVVFPRPDPLEPTQSLLNQLERGILVASNSRGLFVQRLCPIPISWNAPVAPPGPGPHLLPSNKCVELFSTTYFCRDLAQYVQGQGPLPKYQATLHFWDGSPSSSHTQENLITVRMEQAFARNLLEKIPEEEKAALFLVQHTEHPPATLAL
- the Irf9 gene encoding interferon regulatory factor 9 isoform X2; protein product: MATGKARCTRKLRNWIVEQVESGQFPGVCWDDTAKTMFRIPWKHAGKQDFREDQDAAIFKAWALFKEKHKDGDIGNPAVWKTRLRCALNKSSEFEEVPERGRMDVAEPYKVYRILPAGTLPTQPRNQKSPFKRSISSVSPERGECKENGIVSHSDSGSNVCGGGSNGGGSSDSCGSTSSSELEEGAGTTEATVQEDPVFMENPLPPNSDYSLLLTFIYGGRVVHKIQVHSLDCRLVAEPLDPESSMVQQVVFPRPDPLEPTQSLLNQLERGILVASNSRGLFVQRLCPIPISWNAPVAPPGPGPHLLPSNKCVELFSTTYFCRDLAQYVQGQGPLPKYQATLHFWDGSPSSSHTQENLITVRMEQAFARNLLEKIPEEEKAALFLVQHTEHPPATLAL